The Acidimicrobiales bacterium genome contains the following window.
CGGCGGCCACGACCGGGCGCACCGCCTGCATCGGGGGGTGGACGTCGCTCACCGCGTCACCGGGCTCACGGGGCCAGCACGAGCCGCAGCCGGAAGGCGTCGTCCGGGTGGGGGAACTCGGTGCGGGTGTGCGAGCCCCTGCTCTCGTGGCGCTCGGAGGCGGCGCGCAGCAGCGCCCAGGCGACCGTCCCCAGGTTGGCCAGCTCGGCCTGCGCAGGCGTCGAGCGGGGCCCGGCGGCCAGCGGCGCCACCACCCGGCAGGTCTCGTCGAGCGAGGCGGCGCTGCGCAGGACTCCGGCGCCCGTCGTCATGGCCCGCTGCAGCTCGTGGCGCGCCTTGTCGGCGTCGACGTCGGCCCGACCGTCGGGCGGGGGGAGACGGAGAGCGAGGGGACGGCCGTCGATGTCGGGGCGACCGGAGCCGAGGACGGCGCGCATCGCACCCGACGGTCGGGGCCCGTCCTGGCCGGACACGATGGCC
Protein-coding sequences here:
- a CDS encoding FAD-binding protein, encoding ELEHFSERFPTIAASVTAVGLDPSADWLPIAPAAHYLSGGIVTDLDGASSLPGLWACGEAACTGVHGANRLASNSLLEGMVFAPRVVEAIVSGQDGPRPSGAMRAVLGSGRPDIDGRPLALRLPPPDGRADVDADKARHELQRAMTTGAGVLRSAASLDETCRVVAPLAAGPRSTPAQAELANLGTVAWALLRAASERHESRGSHTRTEFPHPDDAFRLRLVLAP